One region of Bactrocera neohumeralis isolate Rockhampton chromosome 5, APGP_CSIRO_Bneo_wtdbg2-racon-allhic-juicebox.fasta_v2, whole genome shotgun sequence genomic DNA includes:
- the LOC126758274 gene encoding putative exonuclease GOR — MNQRQLQPVYLSQILHDVRPLFDYIIRPLLRAAVLLITFCDLAPKTLDHRVFTFINVNRRQKRLPSKQLQELIQLKERRQAELKKDQEIRKKLEKEKSKQQKLGDQKLKQKQELEGKRLLQKKKRQETLKQQRDLKRQAKLNLGEAEFVKHLHRYIMEPCLLRLYGYPTESTTHEGCIEIFKYIPHQFGLRGNNSSESESKAKKICARCGRSFYVTDSFEYVSHESCTFHWGKLNGTYSKGCYTTQYTCCSGAKDSEGCERHSQHVWSGVVNGTNGPYSDFVHTLPRSGKTPAASKVYALDCEMCYTDRGLEVTKVTMVAYDGQVVYDHFVRPTDKIVDYNTRFSGVTASDLCKNKNKNLKTLKEVQQDLLQLVDADTILIGHGLENDLRVLRIVHKKVVDTAYEFPHPLGFPYRRSLKSLTKKYLKREIQCGNEGHDSLEDTQACLELMMWKVRKYIDLA, encoded by the exons ATGAATCAACGACAACTGCAACCAGTCTATCTTAGTCAGATTCTGCACGATGTTAGACCACTGTTCGACTATATCATCAGACCACTGCTACGTGCAGCAGTGCTTCTGATAACTTTCTGTGATCTTGCACCAAAAACCTTGGATCACCGAGTCTTTACTTTTATTAATGTGAATCGTCGGCAGAAACGATTGCCATCGAAGCAACTGCAAGAGCTGATACAGTTGAAAGAGAGGAGACAAGCAGAGCTGAAGAAAGAccaagaaattagaaaaaagctGGAGAAAGAAAAgagtaaacaacaaaaattaggCGATCAAAAGCTCAAACAGAAACAAGAGCTTGAAGGAAAAAGATTATTGCAGAAGAAGAAGCGACAAGAAACATTGAAACAGCAACGCGATTtgaaaaggcaa GCCAAGCTTAATTTGGGGGAGGCTGAGTTCGTGAAACATTTACATCGGTATATTATGGAACCGTGTTTATTACGTCTCTATGGCTACCCAACGGAGAGCACCACTCACGAAGGTTGCATCgaaatttttaagtatatacCTCACCAGTTTGGTTTACGAGGAAACAACTCGAGCGAGTCGGAAAGCA AAGCAAAGAAAATCTGCGCAAGATGTGGGCGTTCGTTCTACGTTACCGATTCCTTTGAATATGTAAGCCACGAAAGCTGCACTTTTCACTGGGGAAAACTAAATGGTACATACAGCAAAGGGTGTTATACCACACAATACACATGTTGTTCAGGTGCTAAGGATTCGGAAGGCTGTGAACGTCACTCACAACACGTATGGAGCGGTGTTGTCAATGGTACAAATGGGCCGTACAGTGATTTCGTGCACACACTGCCACGTTCTGGTAAAACACCTGCTGCTTCCAAAGTGTACGCGTTGGATTGTGAAATGTGTTACACCGATCGAGGACTCGAAGTAACTAAGGTCACAATGGTTGCTTACGATGGTCAGGTGGTTTATGATCATTTTGTGCGGCCCACAGACAAAATTGTAGATTATAACACACGCTTTTCCGGTGTAACCGCAAGCGAtctatgtaaaaataaaaacaagaatttgaAAACCTTAAAAGAAGTTCAACAGGATTTGCTGCAATTGGTCGACGCCGATACCATACTCATTGGTCATGGCTTGGAGAATGATTTGCGTGTGTTGAGGATAGTTCATAAGAAGGTAGTAGATACAGCATACGAGTTCCCACACCCCTTAGGTTTCCCATATCGCCGTTCGCTTAAAAGTCtgactaaaaaatatttaaagcgcGAAATTCAATGTGGGAATGAGGGTCACGATAGTTTGGAAGATACGCAAGCATGCTTGGAACTGATGATGTGGAAAGTACGTAAATATATTGATCTAGCatag
- the LOC126758281 gene encoding exonuclease GOR-like, translated as MSNLKEQSKNIIPNKQTVQSFQKHGLVDWLQEERIPLATNLKLNFLKVRQVLVKIATNKLIRQKEEIRKQIEELSKQQEELNQEEDELRKRKELESLSEKEVKLKKTESYNVVVLSKDLPPLDKELNLSEVKFVKRLRRYQHILAPIDLRHYGYPVVGYLGEGSVSIYKHRFKRRNQSNYSTRCLLEHVCIRCARPFHVDVSGEYFTKENCIYHWGKFKERFTCCGGEKDSEGCERNKLHVWNGIIDGDNGPYKDFLCTQPRPDKSDVEAKVYALDCEMCYTGRGLEVARVSLVGYDGQVVYDHFVKPTCEVVDYCTRFSGVTARDLCKNQNKNLKTFAEVQKDLLQLIDADTILIGHSMENDLRVLKIVHKTVVDTADEFPHPLGFPYRHSLKNLTKEYLKRDIQCGNNGHDSVEDSRACLELIMWKVRNKMPPKRPKEWIK; from the coding sequence ATGAGCAATTTAAAGGAAcaatctaaaaatataattccaaATAAACAGACCGTACAAAGCTTCCAGAAACATGGACTAGTTGACTGGTTACAAGAAGAACGTATACCTTTGGCTACAAATCTAAAACTGAATTTCTTAAAGGTAAGACAAGTATTAGTGAAGATCGCTACAAATAAACTAATACGTCAGAAAGAAGAAATAAGGAAGCAAATTGAAGAGCTATCAAAACAACAAGAAGAACTCAATCAAGAAGAAGACGAACTTAGGAAGCGGAAAGAGTTAGAAAGTCTTTCAGAAAAAGAGGTCAAACTTAAAAAGACCGAAAGCTATAATGTTGTGGTGCTGTCAAAAGACTTGCCACCATTAGATAAAGAACTCAATTTATCAGAAGTCAAATTCGTAAAACGTTTACGTCGCTATCAGCATATCTTGGCACCAATTGATTTGCGTCACTATGGCTACCCAGTGGTAGGTTACCTTGGAGAAGGCTCTGTCTCGATCTACAAACACCGATTTAAGCGACGAAACCAGTCAAACTATTCGACCCGATGTTTATTGGAACATGTTTGCATACGTTGTGCGCGACCCTTCCATGTGGACGTTTCGGGTGAATATTTTACcaaagaaaattgtatttaccACTGGGGGAAGTTTAAGGAGAGGTTTACATGCTGCGGGGGTGAGAAAGACTCAGAGGGTTGCGAGCGTAATAAGCTGCACGTGTGGAATGGGATTATTGATGGGGACAACGGACCCTATAAAGATTTTCTGTGCACACAACCACGCCCTGATAAATCGGATGTTGAAGCCAAAGTGTACGCATTGGATTGTGAAATGTGTTACACTGGACGTGGACTCGAAGTGGCCAGAGTATCGTTAGTTGGTTACGATGGTCAAGTGGTTTATGACCATTTTGTGAAGCCGACATGTGAAGTTGTCGATTATTGTACACGCTTCTCAGGCGTAACCGCCAGAGAtctatgtaaaaatcaaaacaaaaacttgaaGACCTTTGCCGAGGTTCAAAAGGATTTGCTGCAACTTATCGATGCCGATACCATACTCATTGGTCATAGCATGGAGAACGATTTACGTGTGCTGAAGATTGTTCATAAAACGGTTGTGGACACAGCAGACGAGTTCCCACACCCATTAGGCTTTCCATATCGTCATTCGCTTAAGAATCTGACTAAAGAATACTTAAAGCGCGATATTCAATGTGGCAACAACGGTCACGACAGTGTGGAAGACTCTCGTGCCTGTTTGGAGTTGATTATGTGGAAAGTGCGTAACAAGATGCCTCCAAAACGACCAAAAGAatggataaaataa